CATCGCCCGGGTGGATCCCGACACCGGCGCCGCCACCACTATCGAGCCTCCCACCCGGGGCCAGGGCGCGCGGCGTGTCTGGTCAGACTCCCGGGGTCGCATCTGGGTGAGCGAGTGGAACTCGGGCAACGTCAGCCGCTACGACCCGCAGACGAAGGAGTGGAAGGCGTGGAAGCTGCCGGGAGACAGCCCGCGCGCCTACGCGGTCTACGTCGACGAGCGGGACAAGGTCTGGCTGAGCGAGTGGAGCGCGAACGCCATCGTCCGGTTCGATCCGGAGACCGAGACGTTCGAGGCGTTTCCGAGCGATCGCCCCGGCGCCAACGTGCGACAGATCCTCGGCCGGGCCGGCGAGGTCTGGGCGCCCGAGTCCGGCACCGACCGGCTCGTCGTGTACCGGACGAAGTGAGCAGCTGGCCGATGTGGCTCCTCGCCGCCGGGGCGGTGACGGCCGCGTGGCTGCCTCGGACGGGCGCGGATCCCGCCCGTCGTGGGGAACGCGTGTTCCAGCGCTGCTTCGCGTGCCACTCCGTGGTGGCCGGTGAGGACGGGCTGCCGGGGCCGAACCTGCGCGGGGTGATCGGCCGGCGCGCCGGCACGCTACCCGGCTTTCGCTTCTCCCCGGCGATGATCGAGCAGGGGGCGCGCGGGCTCGTGTGGACGCGCGCCACGCTCGACGCCTACCTGGCCGACCCGGCCGGCTTCCTTCCCGGCACCGAGATGGCGATGCCCGGGCTCTCCGTGGCCGACGACCGCCGAGACGTGATCGACTACCTGCAGCGATCGTCGCAGCAATCGAGTCCAACTCCCAGGAGGACACCGTGAAGCTCCTCTACTTCGACGACTACCGGCTGGGCGTGCTCCGCGGCGACGCGGTGGTGGACGTCTCGGACACCGTGAAGGACGTCCCCCACACCGGCCCCGGCGACCTGATCAGCGGGCTCATCGCCCGCTTCGCCGACTACCGCCGGAAGATCGAGGAGGCAGCCGCGCGCGGCAAGCCGCAGCCGCTCGCCTCGGTCCGCATCCGCCCGCCCCTGCCGAAGCCGACCAACATCGTGTGCATGGCGGTGAACTACATGGAGGACGGCACCCGCACCGAGCCGGCGCCGATCAACGCGTTCATGAAGTCGCCCGGCGCGATCATCGGCCCCGACGAGACCATGGTGCTGCCCGATGTGCCCGCCACCATCTTCGAGGGCGAGGCCGAGATGGCGCTGGTGATCGGCAAGCGCGCCACCGCGGTGCCCGCGGCCCGCGCCCTGGAGTACGTGTTCGGCTACTGCAACTTCATCGACGGCTCCGCGCGCGGCCTGCTGCCGCCCGGCAACACGTTCTACCAGATGAAGTCCCGCGACACCTTCGCCCCCATCGGCCCCTACCTGGTGACCGCCGACGAGATCGCCGACCCCCACAAGCTGGCGATCCGCCTCTCGGTCAACGGCACCGTGAAGCAGTCGTTCAACACCAGCGACATGGCCCACAAGATCCCGCGCTGCATCGAGTGGGTGACCAGCATCCACACGCTCGAGCCCGGCGACATCCTCGCCACCGGGACCAACCACCGGGGGCTCTCCGCCTTCATGGACGGCGACCGCATCGAGCTGGAGACGGAGGGCCTGGGCACGCTGCACTTCACGATCCGTGACGATCTGAAGCGCACCTGGTCGCGCGAGACGCGGCTCGACCGTCAGGAGAAGGGGCAGGAGGGCACCACGCCCCAGCTCACCGGCAAGCACAAGAAATGAAGATCAGCCACGTCACCACCCGCGTGCTGTCCACGCCGGCGGACAATCCATTGGTGGTCGGTCTGCCCGCCCCGACCGACACGCGCGAGTTCGTGCTGCTCGAGCTGGGCACCGATCAAGGGCTGGTGGGCATCGGCCTCACCTTCTTCGGCGGCGCCCTGACCCCCGCGCTGCGCGCGGCGGTGGACGGCCTGGCCCGCCTCGCCATCGGCGAGGACCCGAGCCAGACCGAGGCCATCGTGGCGAAGTGCCGGCGCGCCGCGGGCAGCGCCGGCCCCGGTGGGATCTTCGCCCTCGCGCTCGCCGCGCTCGACATGGCGTGCTGGGACCTGATGGGCAAGGCGGCGGGCCGCTCGGTGTGCGCGCTGCTCGGCGGCCTCCGCGATCGCGCGCCGACCTATGCCAGCGGCGCGCTGATGCGCGCGCACCCGGTGGACTACCTGGCGAAGGCGGGTCCGCGACTGCGCGACATGGGCTTCCGCCAGATGAAGATGCAGTGCGGGAGCGAGCCCACGCTGGCCGCCTCGATCGAGCGCGTGCGGGTGATGCGCGAGTCCATCGGGCCCGACGTGGACCTGATGTGCGACATCAACCAGCTGTGGAGCGTCCACCACGCCATCGAGGTGGGGCGGCGCATCGAGCCGTACCAGCTCTACTGGCTGGAAGATCCCACCGCGCACGACGACTTCGCGGGACTGGCCCGCATCGCGGACGCGCTGGCCACGCCGATCGCGGCCGGCGAGTACCACTATGGCATCGTGCCCTTCCGTCACCTGCTGGAGGCGCGCTCGATCGACATCGTGATGATCGACCTCCTCCGGGTGGGCGGCATCACGCAGTGGATGAAGGTGGCCGGCATGGCCGAGGCCTTCAACCTGCCCGTGGTCAGCCACCTGATCCCGGAGATCCAGGTGCACCTGATCGCGGCGATCCCGAACGGCCTCACCGTGGAATACATGCCGTGGACGCTGCGCCTCTACGAGGAGACCCCGACGATCGAGAACGGCCAGCTCGTGGTGCCGGACAAGCCCGGGCTCGGGCTCGCCTTCGACCAGGCCGCGATCACGCGCTACCAGGTCGCCTGAACTCCTTCCTCTCCCCTCCGGGGAGAGGACAGGTGAGGGGGCCCAGGCCGAGGGGTCCTCGCAGCGCGCCCCGCCCTCACACCTGCCCGGTCCATCCCGGCTCGGCGACTTCCTTCCAGCGCGCGCGGATCCGCTCGTACTCCGCGGCCGGCAGCGGCCCGGCCTCCAGCAGCCGCGCGTTCTCCGCCCACCGCCCGGGCCGTTTCGTGCCGACGATGGCGGTGTGCACGCCCGGGTCGGCCAGCGTGAACCGCAGCGCGACCGACACCGCCCGCTCCGCGTCGCGGAGAAACGCATAGTCGAGGGCGCGGAGCCGGGTCCAGTAGGGCTGGTAGTACGGCTCCGCGGGCCGGCGCGCGTAGCGCCACGCCGCGTTGGCGATCGGCCGCTTGGCGATGACGCCCATCTGCTGCTTCATCGCCGCGGGCACGGTGAGCTCGATCGCCTCCTGGTCGGCGATGCTCACCGAGGTCTGCAGCGTGTCGAAGCGCCCGCACCCGACCGCGAAGCGCGCGGCCTCCCCGTCGCCGCTGTAGCCGATGTACCGGGTCAACCCCCGTGCCCGCGCCCGCTCGAGGGCGGTGATCGCCTCCCCCTTCCGCAGTTCGGCCAGCTCGCAGCTGTGCAGCTGGATCAGGTCCAGCCGGTCGGTGCGCAGGCGCTTCAGGCTCCGCTCGATGCTCGACAGCAGCGAGGCCGCGCGCCAGTCGCCGCGCCCGTAGCCGCGCGGGTGGCCGCACTTGGTCAGGAGATGCACGTCGTTCCGGCGCGCCCCGAGCGCGGCGCCGATCAGGGCCTCGCTGTCCTCGTAGCACTCGGCGGTGTCGATGACGTTGAGCCCGGCGTCGATCGCGGCGCCCAGCAGGCGATCGACGGTGCGCAGGCTCGCGCCCTCGTAGCCGATCTCGGAGCCGCCGAAGCCGAGCACGCTCGCCTCCATGTCGGTCCGCCCCAGCTGTCGTCGCTCCATGGCCGACTATCGCGAGCGGGCGCCGTCGCGCTCCACGCCGGGCTCAGGCCGACGAGCGCAAGGCGGCCGCCTCGCGCTCCATGCGGGCCCGCATGCGCTCGCGCAGCGAGGCCACGATGTGCGGGGGCGCCGACTCGGGCGAGCCGGCGTGGAAGGGCGGCTGCGGATCGTACTCGATGCCGAGCTGGATGGCCTGCGCCACCTCCTCGCCCGCGATGCGCGCGGCCAGGGTCAGGGCCATGTCGATCCCCGAGGAGACGCCGGCCGCGGTGATGACCTTGCCCTGCTCCACCACCCGCTTGAGCGTCGGCCGCGCCCCGTACTCCGCGAGCCGGTCGAGCGACATCCAGTGGGTGGTGGCATCGAGCCCCTCCAGGATCCCGGCCGCGGCCAGCAGCAGGGAGCCGGTGCACACCGAGGTGGTCCACTGGCTGGTCACGTGCGCGCTCCGGATCCACTCCAGCAGCGGGTTCGGGCTCATGAGCGGCCGCGTGCCGAAGCCGCCCGGCACCACGATCACCTCCGGGTGCGGCACCGCGGAGAGCGGCTCGTCGGCCACGAGGGTGAGCTGGCGGTTGTCGGTGCGGCACGGGCCCGGCGTCATCGCGATGAAGCGCACGCGCGCGCCGGGCAGCCGGGAGAGCACCTCGTAAGGGCCGATCGCGTCGAGCGCGGTGATGCCCTCGAACAGCGGGATCGCGATGTCCATGGCAGTCGTCGTCCTCCGGGAGCGGCACGCTAGAGGCCGCGGGCCGCGGTCAGGATCTCCTCATCGCTCGGGAACTTCGAGAGGTCGTCGATCCGCTCGGCCGCCTCGACCTGGCGCCAGCGCACGATGCCTTCCCGATCGATGAGGAAGTGCCCGGTGAGCTGGGTGCCGTGGGCCGCCGCGATGTGCTGGTCGACCTCGTTCGGCTCGAACCCCTCCTTCTTGTTCATGGTCTCCATCGCCTCGAAGCAGTTCTGCGCCGCGGGCAGCTCGCCGGTGGGATTGATCGGCGTCGCCAGGAACTGACCCAGCGTGGCGCTCTGGGGCCACGACGCGGCCCGCTCGTCATCGACGACCGCGATCGCGGGCACCCGGTACGCCTGGTGGGTCGCCGCCTCGGGGTCGGCGGCGAGGAGCACGCGCGCCGGACGGTACTTGAAGTAGAGGCGCGCTCGCTCCGCCGGTGTGTTGACCACCGCCAGCGTCTCCACGCCGATCGCTCGGAGCTTCTCCTGCGTGGTGCCCAGCTGCACGAGCTGGCGCCGGCAGAACGGTCAGTGCAGGCCGCGGAACAGACCCACCAGCACCGGGCTGCGCCCGCGATAGTCGTCGAGCGAGACCTGGCCCTCGCGGTTCACCGCGGGGAGCCTGAACGCGGGTGCGGGATCACCGGGACGCAGCAGGGTGGGTGCCATCGGTAGAGCCTCCTCGTGCTCGGATCAGTCCAGGAACGGTAGCACCACGAGGGCGTCGGGCTCGAGCCCGGCTCGCTCGCAGATCGCCTGGGCCTTCTGCATGAACTCCTCGGCCCGCCTCTCGTCGCCCAGGTCCAGATGGACGGTGGCGAGGCCATCGTAGCAGGGGAACAGGAGCTGCGGCTCGTCGGCCTCCTCGGCCAGCGCGAGCGCCTCGCGGTAGTGCGCGATCGCGCGGGTCGGATCGCCGTGGCACTGGTAGATCTGGCCGAGGACGATGAGCGGCACCGCGAGATGGTCGAGCTGGCCGAGGCGCCGGTCGAGATCGATCGCCGCGTTGGCCGCGCCCACCCCCTGCTCGTCGCAGCGGTTGGTGAGCGCGCAGTAGGCCACCGCGAGGTTGGCGTAGAGGCGCGACTGGAACCCGAGGTCGCCGATCTTCTTGGCGGTGTCCAGCCCGGCCGCGGCGGTCTCGATGGCCCGCGCCGGATCCAGCGTGCTGTAGAGCACGCTCAGGTTGGCGAGCCCGCGACAGGCCGCCTGCAGCAGCCCGTTCTCGCGCGCGAGCGTCACGCTCCGCTCGATGTGCTCCACCGCCTCGGCCAGCCGACCCAGGCGCGCGAGCGCGACGCCGAGCGTGTTGTGGCTCTGGGCCGCCGCGGTGACCGCCTCCGCGCGCCGGTCGCCGTCGAGCGCGGGATCGGCCACGAGGCGCTCGGCGTGAACGCGCGCCTGCTCGGCCCACTCCAGGGCCCGCGCGCTGTCGCCGCCGCGGAAGGCCAGACGTCCCATCTCCTGGTACAGATGCGCGCGCTCGATGTGCTCACGATCGTCGCCGAGCAGGGCGAGCCCGGCCTCGAAGCACTGCAGCGCCCGGGAGCGCGCGCCCGCGTCCCAGTGCAGCCCGCCGGTCTTGCGGAGGATCCGCGCCTGCGCGGGCGCGTCTCCGGCCGCGCGGTGCCCGGCCTCGACGATCTCGTACTCGTCGAGCGCGGCCGAGCGCCGGCCGATCGGTCCGAGCAGATCCGCCATCCGCTCCCGGGCCACCAGGCGATCCGCGTCCACCCCGTCGCAGCCCTCGAGCGCGTCGAGGGCGCGCCGGTAGTGCACGATGGCGTCCGCGTTGGCGTACATGCCGGACGCCCAGTCGCCCGCCGCCATGAGGTAGCGGGCACCGCGGCGCTTGTCGGCGCCGAGCGCGCAATGATGCCCGAGGGCTTCGAGCCGCTCGAGGCTCTCGGGCTCGCCGTCGGCTTCCAGCGCCGCGGCCACGCGCGTATGCAGCTCGGTCCGCCGCGCCACGAGGATGTTCTGGTAGACGATCTCCTGCAGGAGCCCGTGACGAAACCGGTGATCGGGGCCCGGGGTGATCAGGTCGGTCCGCACCAGCGTGTCGAGGGAGGGATCCACCCGAGCCGGCTCGGCCGAGATCGCCCGGAGCAGCGGCACCGCGAAGCGAGGCCCGATGACCGCCGCCTCCTGGATGACCCGGCGCTCCGTCGCCTCGAGCCGGTCGAGCCGCGCGAGCAGCAGCCCGTGCAGCGTTGAGGGGACCGGGCGCGTGGCCGCGTCCTCCGCGCAGCGCCACCCCTCGCCGTCGCGAACCAGCACGCCGGCCGCCACCAGCGCCCGCACCACCTCCTCGAGGTAGAGCGGGTTGCCGCCGGCCTGGCGGAGGATCGTGGCCCGCAAGGACTCCGGAATTTGCCCGGTGGAGTCCCCGAACCACGCGGTCAGCAGGTCGAGGCTGTCGGCGCGCGACAGCGGAGCCACCTCGATGGCGGTGTGCGGCGCGCGGCTCGTGCCGAGCGCGTCCGGCTCGAGCGTCGGGCGGTACATCAGGAGGACCAGGAGCGGGCGATCCGCGAGGCGATCGGCGAGCGCGCCCAGCAGCTCGATGGACGCGGCGTCGGCCCAGTGCAGATCCTCGACCAGCAGCACCAGGGGGCCGATCGCCAGCCGCCGCTCGGTCAGGATGCCGGTGGCCATGAAGATCTGGCGCTTGAGCTGCTCGGGCGGGAGGTGGCGGGTGCGGACGTCGTCGCGCTCGAGGCCCAGCACCTGTGCGATCGCGGCCAGCATGGGGGCGCGCTCCTCCGCGGCGACGCCGAGCGTTTCCAGGCCCGCCGCGAGCTTGCTCCGGGCGAGATCGACCGAATCGCCGGGTTCCACTCCGTACGCGTCGCGCAGGAGCCCGGCCACCGCCCCGTACGTCTGCTCGCCGAGCGACGAGCACGCGGCGCGCCGGATCACGGTGCCGGCGAGGCGACCGGTGGCCTCGAGCCGGGCAAAGAACTCGCGCTGCAATCGCGACTTCCCGGCGCCCGGCTCGCCGATCAGGCTCAGCACCTGGGCCCGGCCCGCGCGCATGTCGTCGAAGGCCGCCTCCATCCGCCGCAGCTCGCGCTCGCGGCCCACGAGCGGGGCGGCCAGCCCGAGGCCCTCGAGGCCGCGGGCCGAGCGGGGCGCGGCCAGCGCGTCGAGCAGGCGATGCGCCGTCACCGGCTCGCTCTTGCCCTTGAGCCGGAGCGCCTCGCCGGGCGCGAACGTGAAGGCGTGCTGCGTGAGCTGATACGTGGCGTCGCTGACGAAGATGTCGCCGGCCGGGGCCGCGCTCTGCAGCCGGGAGGCGGTGTTCACGGTGTCGCCGGTCACCGCGTAGGCCGCGTCGGCGGCCGCTCCGATGCGCCCGGCCACCACCGGGCCGGTATTGACGCCGACGTGCAGCGCGAGCGGCCGGCCCACCCGCC
This is a stretch of genomic DNA from Candidatus Methylomirabilota bacterium. It encodes these proteins:
- a CDS encoding DJ-1/PfpI family protein codes for the protein MDIAIPLFEGITALDAIGPYEVLSRLPGARVRFIAMTPGPCRTDNRQLTLVADEPLSAVPHPEVIVVPGGFGTRPLMSPNPLLEWIRSAHVTSQWTTSVCTGSLLLAAAGILEGLDATTHWMSLDRLAEYGARPTLKRVVEQGKVITAAGVSSGIDMALTLAARIAGEEVAQAIQLGIEYDPQPPFHAGSPESAPPHIVASLRERMRARMEREAAALRSSA
- a CDS encoding adenylate/guanylate cyclase domain-containing protein — translated: MTCGGCGFEAPADFAFCPKCGMRLAPAPPPPPPPAAPEGDRRPVTVLFADLAGFTALSEGLDAEDVRAIQSDLFREMSASIERYEGFVEKFVGDAVMAVFGAPRAHEDDPERSLRAALLMRERMGALNRRWERRVGRPLALHVGVNTGPVVAGRIGAAADAAYAVTGDTVNTASRLQSAAPAGDIFVSDATYQLTQHAFTFAPGEALRLKGKSEPVTAHRLLDALAAPRSARGLEGLGLAAPLVGRERELRRMEAAFDDMRAGRAQVLSLIGEPGAGKSRLQREFFARLEATGRLAGTVIRRAACSSLGEQTYGAVAGLLRDAYGVEPGDSVDLARSKLAAGLETLGVAAEERAPMLAAIAQVLGLERDDVRTRHLPPEQLKRQIFMATGILTERRLAIGPLVLLVEDLHWADAASIELLGALADRLADRPLLVLLMYRPTLEPDALGTSRAPHTAIEVAPLSRADSLDLLTAWFGDSTGQIPESLRATILRQAGGNPLYLEEVVRALVAAGVLVRDGEGWRCAEDAATRPVPSTLHGLLLARLDRLEATERRVIQEAAVIGPRFAVPLLRAISAEPARVDPSLDTLVRTDLITPGPDHRFRHGLLQEIVYQNILVARRTELHTRVAAALEADGEPESLERLEALGHHCALGADKRRGARYLMAAGDWASGMYANADAIVHYRRALDALEGCDGVDADRLVARERMADLLGPIGRRSAALDEYEIVEAGHRAAGDAPAQARILRKTGGLHWDAGARSRALQCFEAGLALLGDDREHIERAHLYQEMGRLAFRGGDSARALEWAEQARVHAERLVADPALDGDRRAEAVTAAAQSHNTLGVALARLGRLAEAVEHIERSVTLARENGLLQAACRGLANLSVLYSTLDPARAIETAAAGLDTAKKIGDLGFQSRLYANLAVAYCALTNRCDEQGVGAANAAIDLDRRLGQLDHLAVPLIVLGQIYQCHGDPTRAIAHYREALALAEEADEPQLLFPCYDGLATVHLDLGDERRAEEFMQKAQAICERAGLEPDALVVLPFLD
- a CDS encoding cytochrome c family protein translates to MWLLAAGAVTAAWLPRTGADPARRGERVFQRCFACHSVVAGEDGLPGPNLRGVIGRRAGTLPGFRFSPAMIEQGARGLVWTRATLDAYLADPAGFLPGTEMAMPGLSVADDRRDVIDYLQRSSQQSSPTPRRTP
- a CDS encoding aldo/keto reductase, with the translated sequence MERRQLGRTDMEASVLGFGGSEIGYEGASLRTVDRLLGAAIDAGLNVIDTAECYEDSEALIGAALGARRNDVHLLTKCGHPRGYGRGDWRAASLLSSIERSLKRLRTDRLDLIQLHSCELAELRKGEAITALERARARGLTRYIGYSGDGEAARFAVGCGRFDTLQTSVSIADQEAIELTVPAAMKQQMGVIAKRPIANAAWRYARRPAEPYYQPYWTRLRALDYAFLRDAERAVSVALRFTLADPGVHTAIVGTKRPGRWAENARLLEAGPLPAAEYERIRARWKEVAEPGWTGQV
- a CDS encoding redoxin domain-containing protein, with product MAPTLLRPGDPAPAFRLPAVNREGQVSLDDYRGRSPVLVGLFRGLHUPFCRRQLVQLGTTQEKLRAIGVETLAVVNTPAERARLYFKYRPARVLLAADPEAATHQAYRVPAIAVVDDERAASWPQSATLGQFLATPINPTGELPAAQNCFEAMETMNKKEGFEPNEVDQHIAAAHGTQLTGHFLIDREGIVRWRQVEAAERIDDLSKFPSDEEILTAARGL
- a CDS encoding fumarylacetoacetate hydrolase family protein, with product MKLLYFDDYRLGVLRGDAVVDVSDTVKDVPHTGPGDLISGLIARFADYRRKIEEAAARGKPQPLASVRIRPPLPKPTNIVCMAVNYMEDGTRTEPAPINAFMKSPGAIIGPDETMVLPDVPATIFEGEAEMALVIGKRATAVPAARALEYVFGYCNFIDGSARGLLPPGNTFYQMKSRDTFAPIGPYLVTADEIADPHKLAIRLSVNGTVKQSFNTSDMAHKIPRCIEWVTSIHTLEPGDILATGTNHRGLSAFMDGDRIELETEGLGTLHFTIRDDLKRTWSRETRLDRQEKGQEGTTPQLTGKHKK
- a CDS encoding mandelate racemase/muconate lactonizing enzyme family protein; protein product: MKISHVTTRVLSTPADNPLVVGLPAPTDTREFVLLELGTDQGLVGIGLTFFGGALTPALRAAVDGLARLAIGEDPSQTEAIVAKCRRAAGSAGPGGIFALALAALDMACWDLMGKAAGRSVCALLGGLRDRAPTYASGALMRAHPVDYLAKAGPRLRDMGFRQMKMQCGSEPTLAASIERVRVMRESIGPDVDLMCDINQLWSVHHAIEVGRRIEPYQLYWLEDPTAHDDFAGLARIADALATPIAAGEYHYGIVPFRHLLEARSIDIVMIDLLRVGGITQWMKVAGMAEAFNLPVVSHLIPEIQVHLIAAIPNGLTVEYMPWTLRLYEETPTIENGQLVVPDKPGLGLAFDQAAITRYQVA